The nucleotide sequence TCTTCCTTAGACATCTCGGTTCCAGGGTACTCCTTACAATCTATTCAGTTGCTCATAAATATACCAAAATTACCTTACAATCTTAATTTACctgaaaattgcatttttgcCCTAAGATagattactcttgagccctttgaaaattcttgggtattacagccTTGATCTGTTGACTAACTCATTTTATCTATCGACTAACCTTTGAATCTATTTATAGTTTGTGTCTCTAATAGCTTCCaatgactagtttttcaaactccaacggcTATAAATTGTTAGTTTTCTCTTGAAACTTGTGGAGcacctataaatacaaatcaagcatGATCTTGAAGAAactaatggatgggaataaAGTGATTTAAACTTACATTTGAtactcatttatatttatattgattgtgcttcatttttctctcttcaagggtttaattttaatttgtatcaattcCTGTAACCCTTATATCATTttgagagagcttgtaactaaaagattcatctcttagattctctatttattattcaattattgtATTTCCTAATTTGTATAGTTAGATGGCCAACTTTTGTAAGTAGAAGGTTAATTTCCTAACAAGTGTGTCAGAGGGTCTACCTTAAGTGTAAGAGGTTGTATATCATAGTATTGGACTAGATGGCCTACTTGGGTTCAAGCAAaaggttttagtgaattagtttaaaatccttagtgaggaggtaATATAGTAGATTAGGTTTGATTTAATctaaatcactataaatcttttgtgtcatttatctttcttgctttacattctttaagttttatatttgtcattttatatgttttatgttttaaatcactaaaatatcaattggatcaaaaagtttttcaagttttatcaagtttttaaattacctAATTTACCCTTTTCCCTCTTgagtgtgtgccatagcatttcaaacctatcacaACACACATGTAGTCAATCCAAGTAATTGAAAAAAAGCTGCCTCCAGGGCATAGGTCAAGTGGTCGGGCAAGCGATATGCCGACGTCAGTCCGGTGGATTGTGAGTTTGATTCTTGTCTTGCGTAATGAGGCAAAGTCTCACACCTACTATTTACCTCTCCTAGCATAATCGAAGGCATGAGCACCGGAGACCGCGCAAAAACGGTCATCCCAAGTAATAGAAAAAAACCTCAACTTAAATGAGATTCAAAGATGTTTTAAGTTTAGCATTTGCTGATATCcagttattaattaaaaatgcaaaattttgatatgtttgtttaaaataaaagaaaaagaaaaggtgcTAAAAAAAGCGCACTAGACCTGCAAAGCTCGTTGATGAATTTCTTGTATTGTGACTTATCTTATTGTGAAAGCACAAGACTTCACATGGATTGTAAATCTAAATGGGTTGTACTAACAGTCTATATCCCTTTCTTGCTTTTTTTGCAGTTCAACGCAGGATATGACTCTTTTACCTCTCCTATCACTCACAATTTCTACAGTCTTATTTTGACCCTGTTTCCTGGGTAGTGCTCTTCATGTCAGATAGTGATGGTTATGGTTATGAATTGATTCCCGGTTGAGTACATCTAGTATCCTTGCTTTTCCTACCCCTCCCTTCCTTCCCTTTTTATCTTCCCTAATCAGTTTCTCCTTTTATTCATTAGTTGTTTCCTTGTAGTTCATATGCCATGTCCTATTATGAGTTGTGCTTTGCATTTATCGTTCAAAGGAGGATACAGCAGATTCTCCTCTGAATTGAGTACCATTAAaccttattttctaaataaGAGCTCTCTGAAGCAATAAATCTTATGAAAAGAATAGTGCgtgatttttttcttcttgcccTTTCTTTTATGCTTCTGACAAATAAATCTGGCGGTTCAGGTTGGGGCTCCAACATTTGATGCTACTGACATGATTTTTGGCTCACAAGCAAGAAGGGAATTTATGCAAGGATCACAACCTGAATGGCTTCATATGCAGGTCGAAGAAACAGTTATCTTAGTATTTATCCCATCCTAATTCAACTACCCCAGTAACAATATGAACCACCCTTTGCAattgtttgtttatttgatAGTGTAATATGAGAAAAGATACAAACGAACACAATCAGATGAATAGTAGAGACAGATATCAGTACCCACGAATAACATTCTAGACACCAAACTTGGATTTTATGCCATTGACAACCTCTTCATCTACTTGGAATGCTTTTGTCAACACATCATTAGGTATAGATGGTTTTGAAGCAAAAAGAGTCAAGGGCAGGACATCAGTTCCTGGTAGTTGACTGTTGAAAGCAGTAAGGATCAAGGCCTTCCCCGTCCCATTATTCATCTGAAAGTGAACCAGCCCTCTGGGAATCACAAACATCTGCCCAGCAGTCAGAACCTTTGAGTAGAACACATTCCCTGTCGTGACAAACCCTACAAGAACCTTCCCTTTAATCACTACGCCGGTCTCTGTTGAGCGAGGGTGCGAGTGAGGTGGATTTATTCCACCGGGAGCGAAGTCAACCCGATTCATGGATAGCCCTAGCGTGTTCAAACCGGGGAATGCAAGAACATTTCCGGCTGTGACATTCGCGCCGAATACGTTACTTGTGTTGCCCTCGTTGATCAGCCCGTCGAAGAAGAAGTCTTCTGAACTCACTTCTGAGGCTGGTTTGCAGGGGAAGCCATTAACACTCACAGAGGAATTAAGATCTGCAACACAGAAGTCCTGTAATGGTTCAGGATCAGCAGAAGAGTAAGGCAAGGGTAAAAGAAGCAAGACACTTAAACAGAGGATCAGCTGGACGCAGGAGCTTGAGAGGGTGACCATGGCAGCCATATGCTTTAGTTTTCTACACTTTGTAAGAAGATGAAGGTATTGGAGGGGGATTTATAGAGGTGGAAAGTCATGGTTTCCTATATGCTGGTCTTTCGACTACACAAAGTCCCCCTTAAAAAATACAGAATTAGATAACCAAAGAAAAATTGACGGGGATTAGTTTGGTTTGACATGGTAACACCCTATCGCTTATATGAACCCAAATGAAATTTAAGGACTGGAGACTTTCTCAACATGTTGATCTCAGGAGGCTTGACCCAGTcaagctttttattttttattttttaatcctcATTAATAAGATCAGACTAGATGATCAAGAGATTTCACATGTGTTTAAATGGCAAtcatattttagaatttataagGTTAAATAGTATTTAAGTGTCGTTTATAGATTTAATTATATCTTATTAGATTTGGAAGACAATGtcattaactctttttttttttttttacaatatctAAAATTGTTTTGACGTAGTTTTCAATGGCTAAGGCTTTCCTAACAAATCTACTTAAAGAAAAGTATAGATGGCAATGGTAGACAAGTTGTGTAGGTGTAGAATTTCAACATAAATAACCAGACTTTTTCATCCATCCAGCTAATTCAAAAGTTCAAAGTGGTTATTATGGCCGTTATCACTACAGTTGTCCATAGAGTATTAGATCAAATATCGAATTTATCATCGGGAATGATGAATACTCTTTTAGATATATCTTTATAATATGTTAATAGAATATATTATTAAAGTATAGtactataataatttttttgtgaaaactCACATTATAGAATCATATAAAAACCATCACAATTGTCAGAAGCATTGCCTAAACAGGAGATTTAACATACAACTCAcctaaaatgagaaaaaaaaatatatctattattCTGTATTATAGAGAAGTAATTagtgatgataaaaaataaataaatgatataacatatgacaatataaatataaaagtttaatttaaagatatatagaTTTATCAAAATCAGTACTTTTTATGTTAGAATTTGCAGTGAGAAATCCTAATTAGTCTTGAagattatttcttattcttaattaGTTTCTTGTTTAGTTTGTAATCCTATTTTATAGTcagttaaaaattattgttcGGTTAGAAAACCTTAGTCTTGGTAAACAAAGAAACCTTAAtcttattaaataagaaaactagtttataaataggatggTTGGCTTGTTAGTT is from Diospyros lotus cultivar Yz01 chromosome 2, ASM1463336v1, whole genome shotgun sequence and encodes:
- the LOC127795093 gene encoding germin-like protein subfamily T member 2, giving the protein MAAMVTLSSSCVQLILCLSVLLLLPLPYSSADPEPLQDFCVADLNSSVSVNGFPCKPASEVSSEDFFFDGLINEGNTSNVFGANVTAGNVLAFPGLNTLGLSMNRVDFAPGGINPPHSHPRSTETGVVIKGKVLVGFVTTGNVFYSKVLTAGQMFVIPRGLVHFQMNNGTGKALILTAFNSQLPGTDVLPLTLFASKPSIPNDVLTKAFQVDEEVVNGIKSKFGV